A region of the Prevotella melaninogenica genome:
GTGTTTTGCAATATAATAAAAGACTATAATACCTATATTAAATTGATATAAAGGAAATCCTAATTATCTTGTTTTAGTTTTGGCTTGTGAATATGTAAGCTTTACCATGACGGGATAATGATCAGAGATATTACGACGTGACTTACCAAGCCAATAGCTATTTGTAAAGATGGCATAATGTGGAATATTAAAATCTGAAGTAACAAAGATATGATCAATGCGTGCTTTACTACGACTATCCTGCATAAAGTCATTCCATGTTCCCGTGGGAGCCATGTATTGTAGAGCGTTAGTATAACAATCACGTAATACTCCTGAGTGAGAGAAAATTTGATAAACCTCGTCGGTTTCATCTACATTAAAGTCACCTGTTAGAATTGTAGGTAACCCTTTAGCAAGCTGTTTAATTTGCTTCAGAATAAGTTGAGCACTTTCTCTTCGTGCTATAACCCCCACGTGGTCCATGTGAGTGTTGAAGAAAAGAAACTGCATTCCCGTTGATATATCTTGGAATTTACCCCATGTACATATACGAATACAAGCAGCATCCCATCCAAAAGAAGCTTTTTCTGGAGTCGTTGAAAGCCAAAAATTGCCGCTTTCTAATAATCTAAGTTGCTCTTTCTTATAAAAGATTGCTGCATATTCTCCTTTTTCTTTACCATCATCGCGACCTATCCCTATAT
Encoded here:
- a CDS encoding endonuclease/exonuclease/phosphatase family protein: MNKLTSLFFAMLLCCSLSAQRLYVGTYNIRYNNPNDEKEGNAWTQRCSHLCDFINFEQPEIFGTQEVLVDQLHDLNKGLDGYAYIGIGRDDGKEKGEYAAIFYKKEQLRLLESGNFWLSTTPEKASFGWDAACIRICTWGKFQDISTGMQFLFFNTHMDHVGVIARRESAQLILKQIKQLAKGLPTILTGDFNVDETDEVYQIFSHSGVLRDCYTNALQYMAPTGTWNDFMQDSRSKARIDHIFVTSDFNIPHYAIFTNSYWLGKSRRNISDHYPVMVKLTYSQAKTKTR